Proteins from one Camelina sativa cultivar DH55 chromosome 8, Cs, whole genome shotgun sequence genomic window:
- the LOC104708002 gene encoding BON1-associated protein 2-like: MVEETHVLEINLISAQGLKEPTGKLRRLQTYASVWVDSSNKLRTRIDRIGAENPIWNDKFVFQVSPDFLSSETSGVSIEIYAVGYLRDHLIGTVRFLVSNFLPTAAVKVPSLVALQIRRPSGKFHGVLNIAAMVMDASELPADFFKSVQEIRRSRKMKKSRSAVSSSENGFADDAGSSKENSVCGSVNFSDDGTDSTASSPMPSPLRDWNAVQNLAGKNHVRASSDGGGLMCCFLMKSSGVLPPRRREMMDG; this comes from the coding sequence atggtGGAGGAGACGCACGTTCTTGAGATCAATCTCATCTCTGCGCAAGGTCTTAAAGAACCGACGGGAAAGCTCCGGCGATTGCAGACCTACGCATCTGTCTGGGTTGATTCTTCAAACAAGCTGCGTACTCGGATCGACCGGATCGGCGCTGAGAATCCGATTTGGAACGACAAATTCGTTTTTCAGGTCTCGCCGGACTTCCTATCAAGCGAAACATCAGGCGTTTCAATCGAGATCTACGCGGTTGGTTACCTCCGGGATCATCTGATCGGAACCGTACGTTTCCTCGTAAGTAACTTCCTCCCAACCGCCGCCGTGAAAGTTCCGTCTCTCGTCGCGCTTCAGATCCGTCGTCCTTCTGGAAAGTTCCACGGCGTTCTTAACATCGCGGCTATGGTGATGGACGCTTCTGAGCTCCCCGCTGATTTCTTCAAGTCCGTTCAAGAGATCCGCCGGAGtcgaaaaatgaaaaagtctAGATCTGCGGTTAGCTCTTCGGAGAACGGTTTCGCCGATGACGCTGGGAGTTCGAAAGAGAACTCGGTTTGCGGATCTGTAAATTTCTCCGACGACGGTACGGACTCGACGGCGTCTTCTCCGATGCCGTCTCCTCTCAGAGACTGGAACGCAGTTCAAAATTTGGCGGGAAAGAATCACGTGAGAGCTTCATCGGACGGCGGAGGATTGATGTGCTGTTTCTTGATGAAATCGTCGGGTGTGTTACCACCGcgaagaagagaaatgatggaCGGCTGA